Below is a genomic region from Candidatus Binatia bacterium.
GAGTACAACATTGCTATTATCGATCGCGGCGACAGGATTAAGGAGACCAACGGAATGGTCGGGGTATGCTCATTTAGGCGCGCGGTGTTCGAAAAACTGGGTTTTCTCGATCACCGTCTGGGCGTGGGCGCCTCGGGATTCGGCGAAGATACGGAATTTTCTCGCCGGGTTCGGGCTGCGGGTTTTAAAATCGGCTACACCCCGCTTGCGGTCGTCTACCACGAGCTCGATCCAAAACGTTACGGCGGAAAGTACAATCGCGGCGTGCGCTATCAGATGGGCCTCAGCGAAAGCCTGTACCTACATAATTCCCTAGCGCGGCATGTTATCCCGAATCTTTTGAGATATTCTCTCCGTTGGTTGTTCTATCGTGTGTCTTTCCAAAGGCGAAGAGCATACAAAGCCGAAGGTCGCCTGGTAAAATCCTGGGGGAATCTCATGGGTCATCTAAGACAAAGGCGTTAGGCACGAGAAAAATGACCAAGGGTGCCGGAGGTTGGTAAGCTAAGCGCTCGAGAGTTGCACAGGGCCGTCATGCGTGCCAAGGAATGAGACGGATAATAGATCTTTTGTGCGGTGAAGGCTATAACCGATTCGATTGGCGCGCTCCTCATGGGTCGCCGGCAGAGAGGTTAAAAGGCGTGCTTTATCCTTTTCCCACTTTTTGAAGTAACTATCGTTCACGTTTGCGTGGACCTTCTGCTGAATCCGCACCGGCTCAATGTCTATGAAGCGGCAGATTTCGTCAAAGACGGCCTGCGGGTTGCGAACGAACTCTTCATATCGGAGCACGAAACACCGGTTGAGGCGCGGGAGGTCGGAGAGAAACCGTTCGTAGCACAGAAGCGTATGTTCGATCAGGGACGCGATGCTCGTCCGGCTCATCTTTTCCGTCGCGTAGGCTACCGCGATGGGCTGGCGCAAAACGATGATGAACGCCGAGCGTGGAAACATAGCCTGTAAAAATCTCGTGCGGACCAGATTGGGAGGCGATTTCTCGACGAGATAATCGCGCTGAAGATCCCAGTGCCGGCTCCACTGGTTAAAAAGAATTTTTGCGTTCTCGGCCGTGGTCAGGGAATGATGCTCGTCCATAAACGATCGCTCATCAAAGCCAAAGCGACCCGGCCCTCCGAACGCTTTGGCCGGTTGAAAAACCGATTGGAGGTGCTGACCCTCGTCTTCGGGCACCTTGGTGCGATGGAAACCGCTGACCCGGGGATGGCTTCGAAGTATCTCATGCAGCAACGAAGTGCCGCTGCGATGTATTCCACCGATAAACAGAAATGTTTTTTGATTCATGGTTCGTGCACTGCGCCCGCTTCTGGTTACCGCAGGAGCTACCAGCCGAAATCAACCCCCAGATAGTCATTCAGTTGCTTGTTATACGGACGCAGATGAGCGCGCAGTTCCTCTCGGACCGGATTGTTCGGGTCACCACAGGAATCCGCCGCCGATCCAATCGCGCCAGGAGCAGGCGTACCCCTTCTGCCGCATCAAGTTTCTGGCTTTACGCCAGACCACGAACTTTTCTCTAAAGCGCAATTGCTTTTTCCATCCGCCGTGCCCTGCGCTTTGAATAAAAGCCGCCGGGTCGCGGACGACGTGACCGACGCGCTGCGCCACTTCGCCGTAAACCGGAATCGGCGTGCCGCCGCCTTCTTTCACGAGCTTCGCTTTATTGTTGGTGACGACCCCTTTGACGGCCTCGCGGTCCCATTGGAGATTCAAGAACTGCGCGACCTTGAGCAAGGTGTCTTCCGGCGAGGCCAATAATTTTTCGTATCGGATCTCTAAAAAACGGTGTGAGGGGATATCCTTTGCGGCTATGTCAGCGGCGCGGACGAACTTTATCCATATTTTAACCGCCTCCCTCGCGGTTCGAGGCGCCCATCCGGCGCCCCAGGTGCGGTAGGCCGCTAGCAGAGAGGCCACGACGTCACGCGGGTCTCGAAGTAAATATATGAACCGGCTGTCCGGTAGCAGCTCTGAAATTTCGGCGAGACACATCGCATTTACGGGGGTTTTGTCTACAAAAAGTTCTCCTGGT
It encodes:
- a CDS encoding sulfotransferase, giving the protein MQAISGPERDQAIGYTGGNLVFIVGCSRSGTTWLQRLLAGHPKVRTGQEPCVFRSYVAPQLRAWRWELTRERDPKTATGRGGVGLSCYFQEHEFLAVLKNYMYQLLRPMIGNLQPGELFVDKTPVNAMCLAEISELLPDSRFIYLLRDPRDVVASLLAAYRTWGAGWAPRTAREAVKIWIKFVRAADIAAKDIPSHRFLEIRYEKLLASPEDTLLKVAQFLNLQWDREAVKGVVTNNKAKLVKEGGGTPIPVYGEVAQRVGHVVRDPAAFIQSAGHGGWKKQLRFREKFVVWRKARNLMRQKGYACSWRDWIGGGFLW
- a CDS encoding glycosyltransferase, coding for MTQGIRTMDGKYEISVIVATYNRAQSLVRLLASVDSLEGLGSTTLEVLIVDNDSTDDTAKLLIEEQRKPRKFLLRALRETQRGRAATINCGLRACRGEIICPMDDDVVLDRRWLTGLLHSYSTTSFDAFQGKVLPGVDAAGNPADPKRLYEYNIAIIDRGDRIKETNGMVGVCSFRRAVFEKLGFLDHRLGVGASGFGEDTEFSRRVRAAGFKIGYTPLAVVYHELDPKRYGGKYNRGVRYQMGLSESLYLHNSLARHVIPNLLRYSLRWLFYRVSFQRRRAYKAEGRLVKSWGNLMGHLRQRR
- a CDS encoding sulfotransferase, with the protein product MNQKTFLFIGGIHRSGTSLLHEILRSHPRVSGFHRTKVPEDEGQHLQSVFQPAKAFGGPGRFGFDERSFMDEHHSLTTAENAKILFNQWSRHWDLQRDYLVEKSPPNLVRTRFLQAMFPRSAFIIVLRQPIAVAYATEKMSRTSIASLIEHTLLCYERFLSDLPRLNRCFVLRYEEFVRNPQAVFDEICRFIDIEPVRIQQKVHANVNDSYFKKWEKDKARLLTSLPATHEERANRIGYSLHRTKDLLSVSFLGTHDGPVQLSSA